ATGTCTTTGCCGAAGCCCCTATGCTATCCTAGCCACGTCACAACATTAATGATAATAATAATCATATGCATTTTTTAATAAAGCGATTCTTATCAGTGAGGTCACCCCTTTCCGCCCAGACCGCCACGCCAGCCGCCTTGCCGAGCACGCTGTCATCGTTAACGGGCCGGCGGATTGCCGGTATCATTCCCTGTCTGCTGCTGCTTGCATTAATTTGCCTCGCCAGCCTGATGCTGGGCGCCCGCGCCATCGCGCCGGAGGTGGTCTGGCACAGTCTGGCAGGCAACCTGCAAGGCCCGGACAGCACCATCATTTTGCAGGCGCGGCTACCACGCACTCTGGCCGGTATTCTGGTGGGAATGGCGCTGGGCGCCGCCGGCGCGGTGATGCAGGCGCTGACCCGCAACCCGCTGGCCGACCCCGGCATTCTCGGCGTCAACGCCGGCGCCAGCTTTGCCATCGTGCTGGGCATCAGCTTCTTTGGCATCACCGGTATGGCCTCGTGGCTGGGGTTCGCCTGGCTCGGCGTACTGGCGGCCAGCCTGATGGTGTGGATCATCGGCACCCTGAGCGGTGGGCGGGTCAACCCGATACGTCTTACGCTGGCCGGCGTAGCGCTGAACGCCGTGTTGTCCGGTTTCACCTCGTCGCTATCGCTGCTGAATCCGCTGGCGTTTGATCAACTGCGCTTATGGGAAGCCGGCACGCTGGACATCCGCTCGCTGGGCAATATCGCCTGGGTGACGCCCACCATACTATTGGGCTGCGCGCTGGCGTTTTTCGCCGCCCGTTCGCTGAATACGCTCAGCATGGGCGAAGATCTCGCCACCGCGCTCGGCACCCGCGTGGCATTAATCCGCGTGATCGCGATGCTGGCGGTGATGCTGCTGTGCGGTTCCGCCACCGCGCTGGCCGGCCCTATCGGGTTCGTCGGCCTGATGATCCCCCATATCGCACGCGGCTGGGCCGGGCCGGATCAACGCTGGATTCTGATCTATTCGCTGCTGTTCGCGCCGATACTGCTGCTGGGCGCCGACATTGTCGGCCGCCTGCTGGTGCCAGGCGAATTGCGGGTGTCCATCGTCACCGCCTTTATCGGCGCACCGGTTCTTATCTGGCTGGTGCGTCAGCGCAAGTCCTAGGAAGGCCACGCCATGTCTACCCGAACCTTGTCTACCCGAACCCTGTCTACCCAAACCCTGTTTCTGCGTGCGCCGGCCGGTTTCATTAGCGGCCGACTGCCGCTGCGCACGTTGTGGATCAATCTGTCGCTGCTGCTGGGTGGCGCGGCGCTGCTGACGCTGGCGGTTAGCCTCGGCACCCTGCCGCTGTCGGCGCCCACCGTATGGCAGGCGCTGGCCGGTCACGGCGACGCCAATACCGTCACCGTAGTGACCCAGTGGCGCGCCCCGCGCGCGGTGATGGCGCTGCTGCTCGGCGCCGGGCTGGGCGTCAGCGGCGCTATTTTTCAGTCGCTGACCCGCAACCCGCTGGGCAGCCCGGACGTCGTCGGTTTCAACACCGGCGCCTATACCGGGGCGTTGGTCACCATCATCCTGTTGCACGGCAGCTACTACCAGATTGCCGGCGGCGCGGTGTTGGGCGGGCTGGCGACGGCGCTGGCGGTCTATTTGCTGGCGTGGCGACGGGGCGTCAGCGGCTTTCGGCTGATCATCGTCGGCATCGCGGTCAGCGCGGTACTGTCGGCGTTCAACACCTGGCTGGTGATCACCGGTGCGCTGGAAACGGTGATGACCGCCGCGCTGTGGGGCGCCGGCTCACTGAATGGCATGACCTGGAGTAAAGCCGCGCCCGCGCTGCTGCTGATCCCGCTGACGCTGCTGGCGACGCTACTGCTGGCCCGACGTCTGCAATTGCTGGAAATGGGCGACGACAGTGCCCAGGCGCTGGGCGTCAACGCCGAAGCCAGCCGGTTGTGGCTGATGCTGTGCGGCATCGTGCTGATTGCGGTGGTGACCGCCAGCACCGGACCGATCTCCTTTATCGCACTGGCGGCGCCGCAGATTGCACGCCGTCTGACCCGCGCCAGCACGGTGCCACTTTGCGCCGCCGCGCTGGTGGGCGGTCTGCTGCTGCTGACGGCCGATATCGTCGCCCAACATCTGTTTACCGGCCGGCAGTTGCCGGTGGGCTCGGTGACGGTCAGCATCGGCGGGTTGTATCTGATCTGGCTGCTGATCCGTGAATCACGTCGGTAATCAGCACCGTTAATTTGTCTGTAAAGAGTGACACTGATGACACACCTTTTGCACGCCGAGCAGTTGACGCTGGGCTACGACAACAAAATCATCGCCCGTGATCTGAGCGTGGCGATCCCGGCCGGTAAATTCAGCGTGATCATCGGCCCCAACGCCTGCGGCAAATCTACCCTGTTGCGCGCGCTGTGCCGCCTGCTGAAACCGATGGCGGGCGACGTATTGCTGGACGGCACCAGCATCCACCGCATTCCCACCAAAACGCTGGCCCGGCAACTTGGGTTGTTGCCGCAGCACGCTATCGTGCCGGACAACATCACCGTGATGGATCTGGTGGCACGCGGGCGTTATCCGCACCAGACGCTGCTGCGCCAGTGGAGCGATGCGGATCAGACCGCGGTAGAACAGGCGATGGCGGCCACCAACGTCAGCGAGCTGGCGGAGCGCAGCGTGGACGAGCTCTCCGGCGGCCAGCGCCAGCGGGTCTGGATCGCGATGGTGCTGGCGCAGCAAACGCCGCTGTTGCTGCTGGACGAGCCTACCACCTGGCTGGATATCGCCCATCAGATCGACCTGCTGGACCTGTTCCGCGAACTGAATCAGCAACACGACCGCACGCTGGTAGCGGTGCTGCACGACCTCAATCAGGCCTGCCGCTACGCCGATCACCTGATCGTGATGCGCGCGGGCGCCGTGATGGCGCAAGGCGTGCCGGCCGACATCATCACCGCCGAACTGGTGCAAGAGGTGTTCGGCATGGCCTGCGTCATCATCGACGACCCGGTCTCCCACACCCCGCTGATTGTGCCCTGCGGCCGCCATCACCCGGCGCCCTGAGGCAATCACCGTCTCCACCATAAAAAATGGCCGACTATTGTCGGCCATGAGGCTGTTGACAAACAGCTCTGTTGTTTTGTTACAGACGAATTTATGCCAAAACAGTGGGAAATTTCGTGCGTGATAACGTCGATTTTTCCTTTGCGACGTCATCGCACGCACGACAATGAGAGACTCAAACGCCGTCTCTCCTTGACCTCTGGCTGGTGGCTAAACTGTGCCGCTACGCGGTTCCTTCGGCATTCGCCTCCGCTGTTCGGACCGCCCGTGGCGTGTTCCCAACACGGCACGGGCTTGCGCGGCTTCCCTGCCGCGCATCCGGCGAAGTCGCTTGCCTCAGCACAGTTTTTGACGCCAGAAAAAGCTTAACCTCACACTTAACGAGTTTTTCAGCTGTCTGAATGGCCGACTATCGTCGGCCATTTTCCCGATTACCTGCACAACAACTGATTCAGCAATGGCCCCAGGTTTTCCAGCGACGCCGGCGACAGGATATCCGCGTGTTCACAAGGCTGAGGATACGGCGTCAGCTTGCTCACATACGGCGCCCAGGTCGCGTCGACATCCATGTCAGCCGGCAAGGTACGGGTCGCCACAAACAACGTGGCTTCACCTGCGAAACGGGATGAACGGGCGGATGATAGCAGCCGCACCGCGTCCTGATAGTTGGCAACGATATTGCCGAACATCGCCGCCCGCTCCGCCCGCAGTTGCGAATCCTCCCCGGCTTGCATATCCGCCATAAAACCGGCCTGTTCGCGCGCCACTTCCTCGCGAGCATCGGCTTCGTCCGGCGCGGTCCAGTCCTGCCCTTCCGGCGGGTAGGTATCCAGCAGACCAAGGAACGACACCGTTTCGCCCGCCTGCTGCAACCGCGCCGCGATACCGTGCGCCAGCGTACCGCCCAGCGAATAGCCCAGCAGGAAATACGGCCCCTGCGGCTGAATGCGCCGGATGGTCGCCAAATGACGATCGCACATCGCCGCCACCGACTCACAGCAGGCTATCACCCCGTCAGGCCGTGGCGATTGCAGCCCGACGATTGGGTAATCCCCTTCCAGATAACGCAGCAGTCCGGCGTACTGCCAGGCAAAACCCGACGCCGGATGCAGACAGAACAACACAGGCCCACGGCCGGAACGCAGCGGCAGGGTTTCGCCGTTGCCATCCTGACTGTTGTCGGTGTCGCCTTCCACCAGCGCGGCGATGCTGGCCACGCTGCGCGCCGCCATGATCTGACCGACCGTCAGCGAGCGCTGCAACTGACGGCGAATCTCGGCCGCCAGTCGCATCGCCAGCAATGAATGGCCGCCCAGCGCGAAGAAATCGTCCTCCGCCGATACCGTCTCGCAGGCCAGCAGCTCGACGAACAACGCGGCGATCGTCCGTTCAACGTCCGTCTGCGGCGCGCGTCCGGCGGCTTGCTGCCCGGCAGGCGCCGGCAGCGCTTTGCGATCCAGCTTGCCGTTGGCGCTGAGCGGGAATGCCGTCATCAGCACATAGCTCACCGGCACCATATGTGCGGGCAGTTGCTGCGACAGCGCCTGTTGTAACGCGGCGATATCCAGCGTGGTTTCTGCCTGCGGCACCAGCCAGGCCACCAGTTGCCGGGCATCGGCGCCGCGCAGGCGATTCGCTTTTCCGCCCAGCTCGCGCGCGCCGACTACCGCTTGCGCGACATTAGGCTGCGCCAGCAGCACCTGCTCGATTTCCCCCAGCTCGATGCGCTGCCCACGGATCTTCAACTGATCATCGCTGCGGCCGAGGTAGTCCACCGTGCCGTCTTCCAGCCAACGGGCGATATCGCCGGTGCGGTACATACGCTCGCCGGTGGCAAACGGGTCCGCCACAAAACGGCTGGCGGTCAAATCCGGCCGACGCAGATACCCCTGCGCCAGCTGAATGCCGCACAGATACAGATCGCCCGGCACGCCAACCGGCACCGGCCGCAGCGCGCCGTCCAAAATGCGCAGTTGGGTGTTCCACACCGGCAGGCCGATAGGAATCCCCGGCAACTGACAACGGTCCAACGCCTCGCCGGACGCCGGTTGCCAGGTGACATCCACCGCCGCTTCGGTCGGGCCGTACAGATTGTGCAGCGGCGCCGCGATTAACGACTGATAGTTCAGCGCCAGTTCGCGCGACAACGCCTCGCCGCTACAGAATACCCGTCGCAGGCTGCCACAGCCGATCTCCGCACGCGGGCGCGTCTCCAGCGCGCTCACCCAGGCCGCCAGCATCGACGGCACGAAGTGCATGGTGGTGACCGCGTAGTCGTTGATCAACTGCACCAGCGCATCCGGGTCGCGGTGCGCATCCGGCGGCGCCATCACCAGCCGGGCGCCGGTCATCAGCGGCCAGAAGAACTCCCACACCGAGACATCGAAACTGCACGGCGTTTTCTGCAACACCACGTCATCCGCCTGTAGCGGGTACTGATGCTGCATCCACCACAAGCGGTTGACGATGGCCTGATGGCCGACCACCACCCCTTTCGGGCGACCGGTGGAACCGGAGGTGTAAATCACGTAAGCCGCCTGTTTTTCCGCAATCAGCGACGATTGTTCCGCGATCAGCGACGATTGTTCCGCGACCTGCGGTGACGGGTGACGCGGCGACTGACGTTCATCCGCCAGCGTGTCCAGCAGCAGCAAATCAGCCAGTTCGGCAAAGCGCGACTGCAAACTGCTTTCGGTGATCATCAGCCGGGGCTGCGCATCCTCCACCATCAGCGCCAGCCGCTCATCCGGGTAACCGGTATCCAGCGGCAGGTAAGCTGCGCCGGCTTCCAGGATGGCGTACAGCGCCAGGCTAAGGCGCACCGAGCGCGGCAGCGCCACCGCTACGATATCGCCGGGCCGCACGCCGGCGTCGATCAGCCGATCGGCCAGCAAGCGGGTCTGACGTTGTACCTGACGGTAAGTCAGTTGATGCTGGCAATCCACCAGCGCGATACGATCCGGCGTGCGTTGCGCCTGCGCCACCAGTGCCTGATGCAACGTGCCCGGCGGCACCGGCTGTTCGGTGCGATTGACCGCCGCCAGCAACGCCTGCTCTTCCGGCAGTTGCAGGTTCCAGGCCGACAGCGGGCGCTCCGGCGCCGCCACCAGTTGTTCCAGCAGCAGCAACAGACGTTGCGCCAGCCGCTGCGGCTGCGCCACGCTGTCGCGGTATTCCATCAGCAGTCGCAGCCGTTTGCCGGGCAGCACCAGCAACGTCAGCGGATAGTGGGTGTAACCCCGATTGTTGACCGCCTCGCAGCGCAACGCCTGCCCCGCCTGACTCAGCTCATCGCCATCCGGGTAGTTCTCCACCACCAACAGGGTGTCGAACAACGTGCCGGTGCCGGCCAGTTG
The DNA window shown above is from Dickeya dadantii NCPPB 898 and carries:
- a CDS encoding ABC transporter ATP-binding protein → MTHLLHAEQLTLGYDNKIIARDLSVAIPAGKFSVIIGPNACGKSTLLRALCRLLKPMAGDVLLDGTSIHRIPTKTLARQLGLLPQHAIVPDNITVMDLVARGRYPHQTLLRQWSDADQTAVEQAMAATNVSELAERSVDELSGGQRQRVWIAMVLAQQTPLLLLDEPTTWLDIAHQIDLLDLFRELNQQHDRTLVAVLHDLNQACRYADHLIVMRAGAVMAQGVPADIITAELVQEVFGMACVIIDDPVSHTPLIVPCGRHHPAP
- the fepG gene encoding iron-enterobactin ABC transporter permease, with protein sequence MSTQTLFLRAPAGFISGRLPLRTLWINLSLLLGGAALLTLAVSLGTLPLSAPTVWQALAGHGDANTVTVVTQWRAPRAVMALLLGAGLGVSGAIFQSLTRNPLGSPDVVGFNTGAYTGALVTIILLHGSYYQIAGGAVLGGLATALAVYLLAWRRGVSGFRLIIVGIAVSAVLSAFNTWLVITGALETVMTAALWGAGSLNGMTWSKAAPALLLIPLTLLATLLLARRLQLLEMGDDSAQALGVNAEASRLWLMLCGIVLIAVVTASTGPISFIALAAPQIARRLTRASTVPLCAAALVGGLLLLTADIVAQHLFTGRQLPVGSVTVSIGGLYLIWLLIRESRR
- the fepD gene encoding Fe(3+)-siderophore ABC transporter permease; translation: MHFLIKRFLSVRSPLSAQTATPAALPSTLSSLTGRRIAGIIPCLLLLALICLASLMLGARAIAPEVVWHSLAGNLQGPDSTIILQARLPRTLAGILVGMALGAAGAVMQALTRNPLADPGILGVNAGASFAIVLGISFFGITGMASWLGFAWLGVLAASLMVWIIGTLSGGRVNPIRLTLAGVALNAVLSGFTSSLSLLNPLAFDQLRLWEAGTLDIRSLGNIAWVTPTILLGCALAFFAARSLNTLSMGEDLATALGTRVALIRVIAMLAVMLLCGSATALAGPIGFVGLMIPHIARGWAGPDQRWILIYSLLFAPILLLGADIVGRLLVPGELRVSIVTAFIGAPVLIWLVRQRKS